A region of the Electrophorus electricus isolate fEleEle1 chromosome 7, fEleEle1.pri, whole genome shotgun sequence genome:
tacattatacatgttTGTAAAAGTGTTGATAGATGCAcgtttgatttaatttttgatGAGAAGAGTCGTCATTTTGCCTTCAGAAATATGAAGATGAAGTCAGCAAAATGCTGAAACATGGAACGCAGTGCCCTCCACTGGAAAGCAATTCTTTTCTGCAGGCTCAGCTCTTTAAGAGTACCATTAAAACAGACTTTTACAAGAAACCACTGAcacatacaataacagaacTAGATCACATCACCATTACTAAATATCCCCTATTTCAACTGTCCTCTTAGCAGGTAACTCTTGATTCATATATCAAGAGTTAATAAAATTCAGATTCATTTCCTATCAGCAACACTGATGACCTATGAGGTTTGGAGAGCCGGTCCCACTCATTTTGGTAAACCATCTTTAATACGACACaaaactgaaatactgaaaaacaTGGGAGGACTGAACAACACCCACTACAACTTCCTGTCACAGTTATCTTTGCAAAGTCTAGCTATTTGTAAGATTTGAGAGAACCCTGTATAGTTAATGCACCCTCACAAACACCTTCTCTCCATGTCAGATAACTATATGACAAACAACTAGCACCTCTCAGCTCTGAAATCATTTCTACTCAAATAAAAGCACCAACACATACTTTTTTGATGATGTAACAAACTCTACAGACATAGTGGCACTTTgtagtttttattcatttacaatTATAAATGTCAGCTATAATTTACAGAATGCTCAGATAGAATATGGGACAAAAAGGAGGGCCAAAGCCATTTGAGGGAGAGGTGTGAGGGTCACTATTGCCCGACCTTGGGCACCCACTCATGTATCTTCTTGGGGGTTGTGGAATATGGAACATAACAATCTTTAGTCCCGCTCACGTTGATCTGGTGAACCTTTGCTAGGAATTTCTTGGGCTCAGGAGGATGAGTGGTGGGAGGGTCATCAGTCATGCAGTGCAGCCAGCGATGCCTaaagagatacagacagagagagaatagtaCAGtcagatatttgcattaacagCAGACCAAATACaactaagtttttttttttaaaggatgcACATCTCACACAAGACGGATGTCATTCTGTGTACTTTGAAGAATGATAATATAGCACAGATGTTACAACATGTGCAAAAAGTCTTTTACCATTCTGGAGGCACCATGCTGCCATCAACATCCCACAATGTCCTTTTGCCATTCATCTCTGTGGTGTAGATAACCCATCGATGACGGCCTGGAGAAATCAGCCAAATCAAGATGCAGATACTTGACTTTCTATAATGACAATTATAGGACCAAGAATTCATTTATACAAATGGTTTATTTGTGGTACAGGACATGGGAGAAATGACATACTTTAAAAAGACACTTAAATATCTGGGTTTCACCTCTTATCCACATACTACATTACCGTTTTGCAATTTCCCATTTGTGGGACATGAACAAACAACTGGAGCACATCTTGGACACTATCAAATCAATATAAGTTATAGCAGGTAACTTCAATAGCATACTATTTTGGTGCACTATTTTGTCCCGACTGCATTTCTTCAACGCACAAAAATGCTTGTACTTCCGACGTAGCTATTAAGTGGAATAGGTTTGACTTGCACTTGCATCTATGCATATAAAGCGTCGCTGCAAAACACGTAAAATGGTTTTGAGAACCACTGTACTGAGATAAAAATAAGACTTATAttatagctaggttagcttacCCTAGCTAGGTTAAATAACTAACGACAGCATCACCGATTCAAACCTGACTAGGTTAGCTAGGATAAAGCTTCTTCGACCTTACCAAAGAAATATCGGTTGTCCTCGTAGTACTTGTTACCGTATTTGTCGATGCCGACCAATGCTCCTGTCTTCATGTCATTTACCCTGTTAACGGTATTTAATCAGAATTTACAGTAGAaccaaaaacactcacacagatgctaactagctaagctAGTAACGGGTTAGCACCTATTCAGAAAGGTCATCGGGAGGTTCTGCTTTGTCGCTGTTTTCTTACATTCAACTGCCACTATTTTCCATAAATGCTGTTACTACACATTTCTATTCAACACCTACCTGAAAAACTGCAGGAACAAACCCCTGACCCCACCATGCCCAGTTATTTGGCTCACGGCCCTTCGAAGTACGTTAACATACTCTGCCATAGCAAACGGACACTAAAAGCGGAGGGACTGTCGTACACAAAGTTCCGACCGGGCACACGGTTTGTTGTGTTTAGTACCGTTAGTTCTACCAGAAAGGCTTTGCTAGTGTTTAGTAGGCtg
Encoded here:
- the ndufa12 gene encoding NADH dehydrogenase [ubiquinone] 1 alpha subcomplex subunit 12, producing MAEYVNVLRRAVSQITGHGGVRGLFLQFFRVNDMKTGALVGIDKYGNKYYEDNRYFFGRHRWVIYTTEMNGKRTLWDVDGSMVPPEWHRWLHCMTDDPPTTHPPEPKKFLAKVHQINVSGTKDCYVPYSTTPKKIHEWVPKVGQ